A region of the Pirellulales bacterium genome:
ATTAGTGCCGCAGGGAATGGCCCCCACAATCGTTTGCAAGCCCTGTAGCGAAATAGGCTTGGTCACATACTGATGAAACCCCGCTTCTAGTGCCTGTTGACGCGCTCCATCCTGGCCGTATCCAGTAATCGCCACCAAATAAATATCGCTGGTTTCAGGAGACTTGCCTAAGAAACGGGCCACATCATATCCAGACATCCCCTCCGGCAGGCCAATATCGCAAAGCACCAGATCGGGACGCTTTTCCTGACACAAATCAATTCCCGCCTGTCCACTCTGGGCCACGTACACGGTATGGCCCATGAGTTCCAGCATTCGCCGCAACGGAAAAGCGGCGTCCCGGCGATCATCGATGATAACTACGGTGCATTGGCGTTGGGACTGGCGGCGGTCGGCGGCAACGGCAGGCAAGCGCGCGGGTTTTTCGATTCGCGGCAACCAAATTTGAAATTTAGAGCCTAGCCCCATGCCGGGACTGGAGGCGGCTATTTTTCCCCCGTGCAAATCGATCAATCCCCGGGCCAATGCCAATCCCAGCCCCAATCCCCCCCGTTTATAAACCGTGCCTCCCGGGCCTTGGGCAAACGGGTCAAAAATTAGCCGCAGGGTGGCCTCGTCCATGCCCTCTCCTTGATCCCGGATTTCAATCAAGGCGGAATCCGCTTGCGAACAAGTCAAAGCAATGGTTACCTCCTGGCCCCGGCGGGAAAATTTTATCGCGTTATGCAACAGATTGCCAAACACTTGGAGCAGCCGCGCGCTGTCGGCTTCCACCCAAACATCTTCCGCCGGCATATCACATACTAAATTAACGCCATACTCTCGATCTGCTTTGTTAGTATCCGAAACCGCCCGCTCCAACAGCGCCTTCAAATCCAACGGTGCTTTTGTAACTTGCAATTTGTTATGCGAAATGCGCGAAGCGTCCAACAAGTCATCCGCCAAACGTATGATGACATCGGTTTGTCGCTCCATGATGTGCTTTAGCTCCATTAATTCGGGGGGGAGTTCTTCCTGCAATTCCAAAACATCGATGGAATTCCGAATCGTAGCCAGGGGATTGCGCAATTCATGCCCCAACATAGCTAAAAAATTATTCTTAGCTTGATCCTGCTGTTGGAGATATTGGGCGAATTTATTCCGGATCTGATTGTCGCGGTATAAATAATAAAATCCTAAAAAAACCAACCCCACGCCAATGACCACAGCCGCCACATACAGCCGCCAGGCCCACGCCTTACTAAGGGCTATCTCCCCTTCCAACGCATGTTGGCGTTGTTTTTCGCGGGTTTCCAGCTTCGCCAACAGCAATCGGATGGCATCCATTTCCGCTTTACCCCGATTGTTGGAAATATAGTTATGGGCGGCGGCTTTGCCATGCTGTTCGTAGATTTCGATCGAGTGGGCCATCTCGACGAACTTTTGATTTACATGAATGGCGACCTGCTGAAGCGTCTCCAGAAATTCGACATCAGCCGCGCCGATTCGGCGCAAATGATTTATATGATCGTCTTTTTCTCGAATCGCCTGTAAGTAAGGGGCCAGGTATGTCTCGTTTCCCGTGATTTGATATCCCCGATGGCCCGTCTCGGCGTCTTGGACGGTGGATAATAATTTGATCAGTTGGCGGGATACGCCAATGGAATGGGCATGCCGCTCCTGCATGGTGGATAACTTTACAATACTTTGATAATTCATCCACGTAAAGCTTACGATAAAAACAAGCATCATGACCGCTACCAAAATAGCGGCGTTTAGCGAACGAGTGCCGATATAAGTTCCACGGAAAGGCATTGGTGTAAAAAAAATTACTATAAATTCGCCACTGACGTCCAATTTGCCCCGTGTTTAACGCACAAGGGGTTTTATTACCTCCAACTAATTTGGTATACTGCGATCATGAATTATTGAGGATTGTCTGAATATTTTACAAGACGTACCGTAATATCTTTTTACTCCCCCCTAGCGGCTATGCGCTTTTCCGCACTTATAGCCCCCATTTTCCATGCCCAAGATTCTCGTCATTGATGATGACCGCACCGTCAGGTATTTGGCAAAGCAAGCTTTGCTGGGGTTGAATTGTGAATTGCTGGAAGCTGATAATGCCGAGACCGGATTGCGGCTTTTACGCAAGGAACAGCCGGATGTCATATTATTAGACATTATTTTGCCGGATTTGTCGGGGCTGGAAGCCTATCACAAATTTCACGCCCTGGATTCAAAGCTGCCGGTCATTTTTATGACCTCCATGGAGAGCAGCGAGATCGCCATCCAAGCGATGAGCCTGGGAGCG
Encoded here:
- a CDS encoding CHASE3 domain-containing protein, coding for MPFRGTYIGTRSLNAAILVAVMMLVFIVSFTWMNYQSIVKLSTMQERHAHSIGVSRQLIKLLSTVQDAETGHRGYQITGNETYLAPYLQAIREKDDHINHLRRIGAADVEFLETLQQVAIHVNQKFVEMAHSIEIYEQHGKAAAHNYISNNRGKAEMDAIRLLLAKLETREKQRQHALEGEIALSKAWAWRLYVAAVVIGVGLVFLGFYYLYRDNQIRNKFAQYLQQQDQAKNNFLAMLGHELRNPLATIRNSIDVLELQEELPPELMELKHIMERQTDVIIRLADDLLDASRISHNKLQVTKAPLDLKALLERAVSDTNKADREYGVNLVCDMPAEDVWVEADSARLLQVFGNLLHNAIKFSRRGQEVTIALTCSQADSALIEIRDQGEGMDEATLRLIFDPFAQGPGGTVYKRGGLGLGLALARGLIDLHGGKIAASSPGMGLGSKFQIWLPRIEKPARLPAVAADRRQSQRQCTVVIIDDRRDAAFPLRRMLELMGHTVYVAQSGQAGIDLCQEKRPDLVLCDIGLPEGMSGYDVARFLGKSPETSDIYLVAITGYGQDGARQQALEAGFHQYVTKPISLQGLQTIVGAIPCGTNNLLSGTTN